Proteins encoded by one window of Bacillus rossius redtenbacheri isolate Brsri chromosome 3, Brsri_v3, whole genome shotgun sequence:
- the LOC134530554 gene encoding uncharacterized protein LOC134530554, whose product MIAGKLAVASNRRTVSAPAGLDTMDSNMDLASDGATEARAAKSRRYIPELWREYPELGRSDTTLHPSYTNLALPYFAVCAQRYNKSYEDYQRLLRRSVDTTASLQRRALDGVRVQAIFSAPGPQLPQFRDPFTPPERRRLDELLREP is encoded by the exons ATGATTGCGGGGAAATTGGCCGTTGCGAGCAACAGGCGGACTGTGTCGGCACCCGCTGGGCTGGACACGATGGACAGCAACATGGACCTCGCGAGCGACGGAGCCACCGAGGCTCGAGCAGCCAAGTCCAGGCGATACATACCGGAGCTGTGGCGGGAGTACCCGGAGCTGGGTCGCAGTGATACCACCTTGCACCCCAGTTACACCAACCTGGCGCTACCGTA CTTCGCGGTGTGCGCGCAGAGGTACAACAAGAGCTACGAGGACTACCAGCGCCTGCTGCGGCGCTCGGTCGACACCACGGCGAGTCTGCAGAGGAGGGCGCTGGACGGGGTGAGAGTGCAGGCCATCTTCAGCGCGCCAGGGCCGCAGCTGCCCCAGTTCCGAGACCCCTTCACGCCTCCAGAGCGCAGGAGACTCGACGAGttgctgcgggaaccatga